One part of the Bdellovibrio sp. KM01 genome encodes these proteins:
- a CDS encoding Ig-like domain-containing protein — protein sequence MSQTLISILLFAITANAGEVVSFFPTGSVKQVQQATVRFSTDMVAMGDPRSKTDPFRMKCNIRTASTEYDPDAGAEEVKHSTRWADNKNWVLEFNEPLKSGVTCTFTKKANLKDLAGADVNAEPSYTFTTGGPAILEIVPRHNEIEPDQYFVLLTDGAIDPNSVKSLAYFEVSGIPNKVGVKIIEGKDREESVKAAINNNWQLRRTYEPILDHNGKKSFSQIKELESFVVISATQRFPEKSTVVLNWVDGIRSKSGVPVTEMQTFSNTVIEPFNVKFVCEKTTADRPCNPILDMRLEFSKSIPLKSVDGIKVVSVDGKSTWTPEELKPTTDRKKSVENPSYLTFKGPFPEKSQFKVIIPKTIKDEIGRSLANQNKFPLSVETDEYTPLIKFQGAFGLLESKADPAIPVSVRNIEKNIETQQVSYESNSLAFNSGSKISEILEWYRKVERKYDNSTEQSARLIPESSGNKILMPKPNGEREFELIGIPFKKPGFYVVELKSVRLGNSLMGGNMPMYVSSSALVTDMAVHLKKGRESSLVWVTQLSTAKPVADADVTLVNNMGREFAKGKTDKNGLLRLGDVSFPCEKRTSWVQGSEWDSCTTYVFAKKDGDVSFVSSSWNKGIEGYRFNVPGDGITGTWGPATIHSVLDRMAAQRGESINMKHIIREYHMNGFSKLSDAALPKRVLIVHEGSRKTYTLPLTYDKSTGAALNKFAIPRNATLGRYDIYISNTEAPKEAKDDDTDMRDWTAKSTGHFIVSEYRLPLMKASIKIQGEPLIRPTEVKADLSASYLSGGPAKDLKVKLRTSIQPGFFQPQVSGASDFTFFSEPVKTGVIDYEKRETQEDAFIKVQDFTLQSDGGLLAKVTGLPQIKRIQDLHMEMEYSDPNGEVKTASAHVPMFPSELVVGLRAESWTADPGKVSAMGVITGNTGKPLSKRSYTVEAFKSDYITHRKRLVGGFYSYDSKIENSSLGKVCDGKSDENGRFKCEPKGLPAGNIILQAKVTDEKGHATYATAEMTVFKSGSDNWWTPSDSDRIDIIPERISYEPGEKAKLVVQSPFPKSTVLVTVEREGIMDAFVTDITRDKPNIEVPLIGQFAPNVFISALVLRGRVGDPKPTALLDLSKPAMKMGIVEVKVGWRDHELKVQLKSDKTKYKAREKAQIEIEVKTVNGQALPAGSEVTVAAVDESLLRLKENTSWELLKEMMGERGLAIETSSGQNQVVGRRHFGAKAKTPGGGGGASPGGENREFFDPVIFWQPQVKLDSAGKARVTIPLNDSMTSFRIVAVATAGFNHFGNGSTNIQSTKDLIIYSGFSPVAREGDNLKNALTLRNTTEKPMLVDLDITSKEIPKIGKIASVELKSSEAKTIAIPFAIPTGISSYTFQIKAKDKISGAEDSIKSTVKVETPVPVKILQATLFQLDKTYQIPVKQPLDAIPNKGGLTLDARNTLVTSLSGVKSYMHEYPYTCLEQQVSRGIALEDKAATQRIIDDLPSYIDGYGLLKFFTSSMCGSAQLSRYVLNILHENGYKIPDATRSKIVSGIESYVYNRGTCNVWWREYMKDTSGEDKVLLMETLSRYGAFDNSMLAMVQITPNIWKNETAAAWFQILKRQPEIENRDALLKQAENILRARVNFQGTLMNLQGTSDDESQWVLFTSRDQEAMGLFGIAIDEPAWKDDVGRVARGVIARLRRGVWDTTMANAWGVTQLRRFSAKYEKDQVSGDTKIAANEVVANLNWKNNPTGETKVLPWPKDSLKTNVPVKFNHIGNGKPWMTLQIQAAIPLKQPLELGYKIARKITPVFQQTPGKWRVGDVANVELTITAKADQPWVVVRDPIPSGATPLGMGLSGSSVLMDKTPKKDSVAEIQQWPTEYDEKSLTHFTSYAGYLPRGTYRVDYRIRLNSAGDFRLPPSRVEAMYSPETFVEAPVANWQVAE from the coding sequence ATGTCGCAGACTCTTATTTCCATTTTGCTATTCGCGATAACTGCCAACGCCGGCGAAGTCGTAAGCTTCTTCCCGACAGGATCCGTTAAGCAGGTTCAACAGGCAACCGTACGCTTTTCCACAGACATGGTCGCAATGGGTGACCCACGTTCCAAGACCGATCCATTTAGAATGAAATGCAACATTCGCACAGCCAGCACTGAATACGATCCAGATGCGGGCGCTGAAGAAGTCAAACACTCAACCCGATGGGCAGATAATAAAAATTGGGTTTTAGAGTTCAACGAACCACTTAAATCTGGAGTGACATGCACATTCACTAAGAAGGCAAATCTCAAAGACCTTGCGGGAGCAGACGTAAACGCAGAACCATCCTACACTTTTACAACGGGCGGCCCCGCGATTTTAGAGATCGTGCCCAGACACAATGAAATTGAGCCGGATCAATACTTTGTGCTTTTAACCGATGGAGCTATCGACCCTAATTCTGTAAAGTCATTGGCCTACTTTGAAGTTTCAGGCATTCCCAACAAAGTCGGTGTTAAAATTATCGAAGGAAAAGATCGAGAAGAATCCGTCAAAGCAGCGATTAATAACAACTGGCAGCTTCGCAGAACCTATGAGCCCATCTTGGACCACAATGGAAAAAAGTCTTTCTCCCAAATCAAAGAATTGGAAAGTTTTGTCGTCATATCTGCAACCCAGCGGTTTCCTGAAAAATCCACCGTAGTTTTAAACTGGGTGGATGGAATTCGCTCGAAATCCGGTGTGCCCGTCACAGAAATGCAAACTTTCTCCAATACTGTCATAGAGCCCTTTAACGTAAAGTTTGTCTGTGAGAAAACCACCGCGGATCGTCCATGCAACCCTATCTTGGACATGAGATTGGAGTTTTCAAAATCCATTCCTTTAAAGTCAGTTGATGGAATCAAAGTGGTCTCTGTAGATGGGAAGTCCACGTGGACTCCTGAAGAGTTGAAACCCACAACAGATCGTAAGAAATCAGTAGAGAATCCTTCCTATTTAACCTTCAAAGGTCCTTTCCCCGAAAAAAGTCAGTTTAAGGTCATAATTCCTAAAACAATTAAAGATGAGATTGGGCGATCACTGGCAAATCAAAACAAGTTTCCCTTGTCAGTTGAAACTGATGAGTACACGCCCCTTATAAAGTTCCAGGGAGCATTCGGTTTACTTGAGTCAAAAGCAGATCCCGCAATACCAGTGAGCGTTCGCAACATCGAAAAGAATATCGAAACTCAGCAGGTAAGTTACGAAAGTAATAGCCTAGCTTTCAACTCGGGATCCAAAATTTCTGAAATTCTTGAATGGTACAGAAAAGTTGAAAGAAAGTATGACAATTCAACAGAGCAATCAGCCAGATTAATTCCGGAGTCATCAGGAAACAAAATCTTGATGCCAAAACCAAACGGCGAACGCGAATTCGAACTTATCGGTATTCCGTTTAAAAAGCCCGGCTTCTATGTTGTCGAACTAAAAAGTGTCCGTCTTGGAAACTCTTTGATGGGTGGCAATATGCCGATGTACGTGTCATCTTCCGCACTCGTGACTGATATGGCAGTCCATTTAAAAAAGGGCCGCGAATCTTCATTGGTATGGGTTACACAACTTTCCACAGCAAAACCAGTTGCTGATGCAGATGTAACTTTAGTGAATAATATGGGACGGGAGTTTGCAAAAGGGAAAACTGACAAGAACGGCCTGCTTCGTCTGGGCGATGTATCATTTCCTTGCGAGAAAAGAACAAGCTGGGTGCAAGGATCCGAATGGGATTCTTGCACGACCTATGTGTTCGCCAAAAAAGACGGTGATGTCTCATTCGTATCAAGTTCCTGGAACAAAGGGATTGAAGGCTACCGCTTCAATGTTCCCGGCGATGGCATCACTGGCACCTGGGGCCCTGCCACAATCCATTCCGTTTTAGATCGCATGGCCGCGCAACGTGGCGAAAGCATCAACATGAAGCACATCATTCGTGAATATCACATGAATGGATTTAGTAAGCTGTCAGATGCTGCCCTTCCCAAAAGAGTCCTTATCGTTCACGAGGGAAGCCGCAAGACCTACACCCTGCCCCTCACTTACGATAAATCTACGGGTGCCGCTTTAAATAAATTCGCAATCCCTAGAAATGCGACACTTGGAAGATATGACATATATATCTCCAACACGGAAGCGCCCAAGGAAGCTAAAGACGATGATACGGATATGCGTGATTGGACTGCCAAATCCACGGGACATTTCATTGTCAGTGAATATCGTCTGCCACTAATGAAGGCTTCGATAAAAATTCAAGGTGAACCTTTAATCAGACCAACAGAAGTGAAGGCCGACCTGTCTGCCAGCTATCTATCTGGAGGTCCCGCTAAAGATTTAAAAGTAAAACTACGCACAAGCATTCAGCCAGGATTTTTTCAACCTCAAGTTTCCGGCGCTTCAGACTTTACTTTCTTTTCAGAGCCCGTAAAAACCGGAGTAATTGATTACGAGAAAAGAGAGACACAGGAAGATGCCTTTATCAAAGTACAAGACTTCACATTGCAATCTGATGGCGGCCTTCTCGCAAAAGTAACAGGTCTACCCCAGATCAAAAGAATTCAAGACCTTCACATGGAAATGGAGTACTCGGATCCAAACGGTGAAGTAAAAACTGCGTCGGCCCATGTGCCAATGTTCCCTTCAGAACTGGTGGTTGGACTTCGCGCGGAAAGTTGGACCGCAGACCCTGGTAAAGTGAGCGCAATGGGTGTGATTACTGGAAACACTGGTAAACCACTTAGCAAGCGCTCTTATACTGTTGAAGCCTTTAAGTCTGATTACATTACTCACAGAAAACGTCTGGTGGGTGGTTTTTATTCTTACGATTCGAAAATCGAGAATTCTTCCCTTGGCAAAGTCTGCGATGGCAAGTCTGATGAAAATGGAAGATTCAAATGTGAACCTAAAGGTTTGCCTGCCGGAAATATCATTCTTCAAGCGAAAGTAACAGACGAAAAAGGACATGCAACCTACGCCACGGCGGAGATGACCGTGTTTAAATCCGGTTCAGATAACTGGTGGACTCCAAGTGATAGCGATCGTATCGATATCATTCCCGAACGCATCTCCTATGAACCTGGCGAAAAAGCGAAACTGGTCGTCCAATCTCCGTTCCCAAAATCAACAGTACTTGTCACTGTCGAGCGCGAAGGAATCATGGATGCGTTTGTGACGGATATAACTCGTGATAAACCAAATATCGAAGTGCCGTTAATAGGACAGTTTGCTCCGAATGTATTCATTTCGGCCTTGGTATTAAGAGGTCGCGTTGGAGATCCAAAGCCCACTGCCCTTTTAGATCTGAGCAAGCCCGCCATGAAAATGGGTATAGTCGAAGTCAAAGTCGGCTGGCGCGATCACGAGCTTAAAGTTCAACTGAAGTCTGATAAGACGAAATACAAAGCTAGAGAAAAGGCCCAAATCGAAATCGAAGTAAAAACAGTAAATGGTCAAGCCTTGCCAGCGGGTTCGGAAGTTACCGTCGCAGCCGTTGATGAGTCCCTTCTTCGCTTGAAAGAAAATACAAGTTGGGAATTACTAAAAGAAATGATGGGAGAGCGCGGCCTAGCTATTGAAACCAGCTCCGGACAGAACCAAGTCGTGGGTCGTCGTCATTTCGGAGCAAAAGCTAAGACACCTGGCGGAGGCGGAGGTGCTTCACCGGGCGGCGAGAATCGTGAATTCTTTGATCCGGTTATATTCTGGCAGCCACAAGTTAAGCTCGATTCAGCCGGAAAAGCTAGAGTCACCATTCCGTTAAATGATTCGATGACAAGTTTCCGCATTGTGGCAGTCGCCACAGCCGGATTTAATCATTTTGGAAATGGCAGCACGAACATTCAGTCCACGAAAGACTTGATCATCTATTCAGGATTTTCACCCGTGGCCCGCGAGGGAGATAATCTTAAAAATGCCCTTACACTCAGAAATACAACTGAAAAGCCAATGCTTGTTGATCTGGATATAACCAGCAAAGAAATTCCAAAGATTGGAAAAATCGCAAGCGTAGAACTAAAATCAAGCGAAGCAAAAACAATTGCCATACCTTTCGCGATTCCAACCGGAATTAGTTCCTATACTTTTCAGATTAAAGCGAAGGACAAGATTTCAGGAGCCGAAGATTCAATTAAATCAACCGTTAAGGTCGAAACACCTGTCCCGGTAAAAATCCTACAAGCGACTTTATTTCAATTAGATAAAACTTATCAGATTCCCGTTAAGCAGCCTTTGGATGCGATCCCAAATAAGGGTGGACTTACGCTCGATGCTCGCAACACCCTTGTCACTAGTTTAAGCGGTGTAAAATCATACATGCACGAATATCCTTATACGTGCCTTGAACAACAAGTATCCCGCGGTATTGCCCTGGAAGACAAAGCTGCAACTCAAAGAATCATCGACGATCTTCCGTCCTACATTGACGGATACGGACTACTAAAGTTTTTCACATCTTCTATGTGCGGATCTGCCCAGCTTTCACGCTACGTTCTGAATATTCTGCATGAAAACGGATACAAGATTCCGGACGCGACCAGATCGAAAATTGTCTCTGGCATCGAATCATATGTTTATAATCGCGGTACATGTAATGTGTGGTGGCGGGAATACATGAAGGATACATCAGGAGAAGACAAAGTTCTTCTGATGGAAACTTTGTCCCGCTATGGCGCCTTTGATAACTCGATGTTAGCAATGGTCCAAATAACTCCAAATATTTGGAAGAATGAAACTGCCGCCGCTTGGTTCCAAATACTTAAACGCCAACCGGAAATTGAAAATCGCGACGCCTTACTTAAGCAGGCAGAAAATATTCTGCGCGCACGAGTGAATTTCCAAGGCACGCTGATGAATCTTCAAGGTACTTCAGACGATGAAAGCCAATGGGTGCTTTTCACCTCAAGAGATCAAGAAGCCATGGGACTATTTGGCATCGCCATCGACGAACCTGCTTGGAAAGATGACGTGGGCAGAGTTGCCAGAGGAGTCATCGCAAGACTTCGTCGCGGCGTCTGGGATACAACTATGGCGAACGCTTGGGGTGTCACTCAACTAAGACGTTTCAGCGCAAAATACGAAAAAGATCAAGTCTCTGGCGACACTAAAATCGCCGCAAATGAAGTTGTTGCAAACTTGAACTGGAAAAACAATCCGACAGGAGAAACCAAAGTTCTACCTTGGCCAAAGGATTCCTTGAAAACAAATGTCCCAGTCAAATTTAATCACATTGGAAATGGTAAACCGTGGATGACTTTACAAATCCAAGCGGCGATTCCTTTGAAGCAGCCGCTGGAACTGGGTTACAAAATTGCGCGCAAAATTACTCCGGTTTTCCAGCAAACACCTGGGAAATGGCGCGTAGGGGATGTTGCCAATGTTGAACTTACGATAACAGCCAAAGCGGATCAGCCTTGGGTTGTTGTGCGAGATCCAATTCCTTCCGGAGCCACACCGTTAGGTATGGGTCTATCAGGTTCATCAGTATTGATGGACAAAACGCCTAAAAAAGATTCGGTTGCTGAAATTCAGCAATGGCCAACGGAGTATGACGAAAAATCTCTAACGCATTTCACTTCGTATGCTGGGTACTTGCCTCGCGGAACATATCGCGTAGACTATCGTATCCGCTTAAATTCAGCGGGTGACTTCAGGCTCCCGCCTTCTCGTGTGGAAGCTATGTATTCTCCGGAAACTTTTGTGGAGGCTCCAGTTGCAAACTGGCAAGTTGCTGAATAA
- a CDS encoding outer membrane lipoprotein-sorting protein, producing MLQLPLKISKKALAITSLIGVIILTLASLFALPKLTTQYSLKQFLPKDNALLKLDEKSRQTFQLSEVQPFIITAKVNKDNGDWFNQSKISDLEQLTELVSNFPGVRTALSLATVQGAISNENGLSVGPLLKNVSVQNWRTETLANPIIAPTLISKDGKTASIIVSINRLNTHELTALRQNLQVTATAALPFADVQLGGTPAVQTDVGQLLQTELRNFVVLGFGACFIVLALIFSNFSPLVISFIVIVCANILVVAVMALIGLPFSILSTTIPILTTVDVVSLCIHTLLRYAEEKKASPEKSHEDLVMTTLKAILKPNMIASLTTMIGFLSLLTTNVPLIREYGVTAAISIVTGWIVTTILLFPLLLFLKGPQAREWAWAKARWGLYLFRRSGLWTTGIIIVSLGLALKGNSLSWSARLFDDLPQNHQVRLSTETIDRELGGMIPVDIEISGAQDSWNDPKLIERLDSLSADLRQTKGIGSVVSLPDLVAAASFQHSRLPASRSSTAEIFFLYSLSNESPLKNFLNADSSKTRVSVRTQDLPGNELHDLVQVVRKKTENAFPGMAVQVTGMGSTIHSLNNDLSHELIFGFWQSMLAIVVVLVFVFKSLRWSLVACIPNLVPPAALLGFLAISETPIKPSVAIIFSIALGLAFNNTVYLLSRLRIMQKNTKSGKLDIEKALWLEGNPCLISSLTLLAGFSVFMASYFAMNRIFGFYMLLSMLAGLVGDLILLPTMLKSCPWLLGPLRFKKEKVMATAASILLAIVVISAPLKLWAQGLPTAETLGKEMSSRISTKDETFIADMRIIEADGSRKERQMQIWRMSPSKKDHSMMVRMLKPADLKGTALLATMKNDKEDKWIYLPSSKQVRRLTGENSKGGILGSELSAEDFDFNRDSSATTTVKKELEVKGAKFYLVESDVSANSPNYSKIVSYVSAKEFLPIKAECFDKQSKLVKMIDFGDYKKLPGGKFRAGSIKIRNVQNKRGTDITLSDIKINQNLKASKFNPKALSDD from the coding sequence ATGTTGCAACTGCCTTTGAAAATTTCAAAAAAAGCTCTAGCGATCACATCGTTGATTGGCGTAATTATTTTAACCCTGGCAAGTTTGTTTGCTTTGCCCAAACTTACAACTCAGTACAGCCTTAAGCAGTTTCTTCCCAAAGATAACGCTCTTCTAAAGCTTGACGAAAAAAGTCGTCAGACTTTTCAGCTGTCTGAAGTTCAGCCATTCATCATCACGGCAAAAGTTAACAAGGATAACGGAGATTGGTTTAATCAATCTAAAATCTCCGATCTTGAGCAATTAACTGAGCTAGTGTCGAACTTCCCGGGAGTACGCACCGCACTTTCTTTGGCAACAGTTCAAGGCGCCATCAGCAATGAAAATGGTTTAAGTGTCGGCCCCTTGCTAAAAAATGTGTCTGTTCAGAACTGGAGAACCGAAACCCTTGCAAATCCTATAATTGCGCCGACTCTGATTTCCAAAGACGGTAAGACCGCTTCTATTATTGTCAGCATCAACAGGCTCAATACTCATGAACTGACTGCGCTTCGTCAGAACCTGCAGGTTACGGCGACGGCGGCACTTCCCTTTGCTGATGTTCAGTTGGGTGGAACTCCCGCGGTACAAACGGATGTTGGGCAATTACTGCAGACAGAGCTGCGAAATTTCGTGGTACTTGGATTCGGGGCATGTTTTATCGTCTTGGCCCTTATATTTTCCAACTTCTCCCCGCTGGTTATCTCGTTCATCGTTATCGTTTGCGCTAATATTCTAGTTGTTGCAGTGATGGCATTGATTGGGCTGCCGTTCTCCATTCTTTCAACGACGATTCCAATTTTAACAACCGTGGACGTTGTATCACTCTGTATTCATACGCTCCTCCGATATGCCGAGGAAAAGAAAGCTTCTCCAGAAAAGTCCCATGAAGACCTGGTGATGACGACCCTTAAGGCTATTTTGAAACCAAACATGATCGCTTCTTTGACAACGATGATTGGTTTCCTAAGTCTATTAACGACCAATGTTCCACTTATCCGCGAATATGGCGTAACGGCAGCGATATCCATTGTTACCGGATGGATTGTCACAACGATCTTACTCTTCCCACTTCTTTTATTCTTGAAAGGCCCACAGGCACGCGAATGGGCTTGGGCCAAAGCGCGTTGGGGACTTTATTTATTCCGTCGCAGTGGCTTATGGACGACGGGTATCATCATCGTGTCTTTGGGACTCGCTTTGAAAGGCAACAGCCTGTCCTGGTCAGCTCGTCTTTTTGATGATCTTCCTCAGAATCATCAGGTTCGCTTGTCGACAGAAACTATCGACAGAGAACTGGGTGGCATGATTCCAGTGGACATCGAAATCTCCGGTGCTCAAGATTCATGGAACGATCCCAAACTTATAGAAAGACTGGATTCTCTTTCCGCAGATCTTCGCCAAACGAAAGGCATCGGCAGTGTGGTTAGCTTGCCAGATCTGGTAGCAGCCGCCAGCTTTCAGCACTCACGATTACCGGCAAGCCGCAGCTCCACAGCAGAAATCTTCTTTCTGTATTCATTGTCTAATGAAAGTCCTTTAAAAAACTTTCTAAACGCCGACAGTTCAAAAACACGCGTTTCGGTTAGAACCCAAGATTTACCCGGAAATGAACTGCACGACCTGGTACAAGTCGTACGTAAAAAAACTGAAAACGCCTTTCCGGGAATGGCAGTTCAAGTGACTGGAATGGGGTCTACGATCCATTCCTTAAATAATGATCTTTCCCACGAGCTGATTTTTGGATTCTGGCAATCGATGTTGGCGATCGTTGTGGTTTTAGTTTTCGTCTTTAAATCCCTGCGCTGGTCCCTGGTGGCTTGTATTCCAAATTTAGTTCCGCCGGCAGCCCTACTTGGTTTCCTGGCAATTTCAGAAACGCCAATCAAGCCAAGTGTCGCAATTATTTTCTCGATCGCTCTTGGCTTGGCATTCAACAATACCGTTTATCTTTTGTCTCGTTTGCGAATCATGCAAAAGAACACAAAAAGCGGAAAGCTGGATATCGAAAAAGCTTTGTGGCTTGAGGGCAACCCATGCCTGATCTCCAGTCTTACGTTGTTAGCTGGCTTTTCGGTATTTATGGCTTCATATTTCGCCATGAACCGCATCTTTGGCTTTTATATGCTTTTGTCTATGCTGGCTGGTCTGGTAGGGGATTTGATTCTTTTACCAACGATGCTGAAAAGTTGCCCGTGGCTTCTGGGACCTTTACGTTTTAAGAAGGAGAAAGTTATGGCAACAGCAGCATCAATCCTTCTGGCAATCGTCGTGATCAGTGCTCCATTAAAACTTTGGGCCCAGGGACTGCCTACTGCAGAAACTTTGGGGAAAGAAATGAGTTCTCGAATCAGCACAAAGGATGAAACCTTTATCGCTGATATGAGAATCATCGAAGCCGACGGTTCCAGAAAAGAACGCCAGATGCAAATCTGGCGCATGAGCCCTTCTAAAAAAGATCATTCAATGATGGTCAGAATGCTTAAACCTGCTGACCTAAAAGGCACCGCGCTTTTAGCCACGATGAAAAACGATAAGGAAGACAAATGGATTTACCTTCCCTCATCCAAACAAGTTCGTCGCCTTACCGGCGAAAACAGCAAAGGTGGAATTCTTGGCTCTGAACTAAGTGCCGAAGATTTCGATTTCAATCGCGACTCTTCAGCCACGACTACCGTAAAAAAGGAATTGGAAGTAAAGGGAGCCAAATTCTATTTGGTTGAAAGCGATGTTTCTGCGAACTCTCCGAATTATTCCAAGATCGTCAGCTATGTTTCTGCGAAAGAGTTTTTGCCAATCAAAGCCGAGTGTTTTGATAAACAATCGAAATTGGTAAAGATGATTGATTTTGGTGATTACAAAAAACTTCCGGGTGGAAAATTCCGCGCTGGCAGCATTAAGATCCGTAACGTACAAAATAAACGCGGAACAGATATCACTTTGTCTGACATCAAAATTAATCAGAACCTGAAAGCATCCAAATTTAATCCCAAAGCCCTTTCTGACGATTAA
- a CDS encoding Hsp20/alpha crystallin family protein: MRMLTTTPYWTTRSLTSGISSMFDEMEHIAKIYDDRDFTPACDLTENETHYFMSMDLPGLNKEDLKIDITDNLLTVSGERKRKSADDSRKYQLLERRHGFFKRSFTLPSSIDSAKVEARYENGVLELYLPKTEAARPRKIEIQDGKTGIFERLIG, from the coding sequence ATGAGAATGTTAACAACTACACCATATTGGACGACACGCAGTCTTACTTCTGGAATCTCCAGTATGTTCGATGAAATGGAGCATATTGCAAAAATTTATGATGATCGGGATTTCACTCCCGCCTGCGATCTTACTGAAAATGAAACGCATTACTTCATGAGCATGGATCTGCCAGGGTTAAACAAAGAAGACTTAAAAATTGATATTACCGATAACCTTCTGACGGTCTCTGGTGAGCGAAAAAGAAAGTCAGCAGACGACAGTCGAAAATATCAATTGCTTGAAAGAAGACATGGCTTTTTCAAAAGAAGCTTTACACTTCCATCAAGCATTGACTCTGCGAAAGTAGAAGCTCGCTATGAAAATGGAGTACTAGAGCTGTACCTTCCTAAAACCGAAGCGGCAAGGCCAAGAAAAATTGAGATTCAAGACGGAAAAACGGGAATTTTTGAACGTCTGATTGGCTAA
- a CDS encoding pseudouridine-5'-phosphate glycosidase, translating to MKSLNVQMTNEVAEALKSGKPVVALESTIISHGMPYPQNYEMALAVEEQVRSHGAVPATIAIIDGVLRAGLSKSEIESFAKKGMQITKVSRRDIPMIVAAKKDGATTVASTMIIAELAGIRIFATGGIGGVHRGAEQTMDISADLEELAQTNVAVICAGAKSILDIGLTLEYLETKGVPVLGYQTSELPAFYTRESGFKVDANVETAESIAEILQAKWNLGLKGGVVIANPVPKEYSLDFKEMEKVISNALAEMNEKGIKGKDSTPFLLGKVKELTAGKSLETNIQLVLNNAKLAAQIAVAYAAK from the coding sequence ATGAAAAGTCTTAACGTGCAAATGACAAATGAAGTGGCAGAAGCCTTGAAGTCCGGTAAACCCGTTGTCGCTCTTGAATCGACGATTATCTCTCACGGGATGCCGTATCCACAGAATTATGAAATGGCCTTGGCGGTAGAAGAGCAGGTACGGTCCCACGGGGCAGTCCCGGCGACGATCGCGATCATCGATGGTGTTTTGCGCGCGGGTCTTTCTAAATCAGAAATCGAAAGCTTTGCAAAAAAAGGAATGCAGATCACTAAAGTCAGCCGCCGTGATATTCCGATGATTGTTGCTGCAAAAAAAGACGGTGCAACAACAGTTGCGAGTACCATGATTATTGCTGAGCTTGCGGGAATTCGTATTTTTGCAACAGGCGGAATCGGTGGTGTGCATCGCGGTGCTGAACAGACGATGGATATTTCTGCAGACTTGGAAGAGCTCGCTCAAACCAATGTCGCCGTGATCTGCGCCGGGGCAAAATCAATTCTAGACATTGGCTTAACTCTTGAGTACCTGGAAACAAAGGGCGTCCCTGTGTTGGGATATCAAACCTCTGAACTTCCAGCGTTTTACACACGGGAAAGTGGATTCAAAGTAGATGCGAATGTGGAAACGGCCGAAAGCATCGCCGAGATCCTGCAGGCAAAATGGAATTTGGGCTTAAAGGGCGGAGTGGTTATCGCAAACCCGGTTCCCAAAGAATACTCCCTTGATTTTAAAGAGATGGAAAAGGTCATCAGCAATGCGTTAGCTGAAATGAATGAAAAAGGAATCAAAGGCAAAGATTCGACGCCATTCCTGCTGGGCAAAGTAAAAGAGCTGACGGCTGGAAAAAGCCTTGAGACGAATATTCAGTTGGTTCTAAATAACGCGAAACTTGCGGCTCAAATTGCAGTTGCTTACGCAGCCAAATAG